From a region of the Streptomyces tirandamycinicus genome:
- a CDS encoding S8 family serine peptidase, which produces MRNSARTATYTVLALALAAVAGPALSTPAHGRTEPTRAAGATHDGPSRSDRPNREAAHPEPRLIRLRTRTFDPTTPEAERTRPRGPLRSVNGQAYLVQFTTVLLDGHRAELAALGARLGAYIPDAAYVVRMDAAARQRVAALPYVRWVGRYDAGDRVEGGTVPSGTRRYVITLLEGSATDQREVVERITAVGGSVHVASDSLRLVEATLEPAQVLAVAHLDAVLALDLWTPPEADMNNARAAGGANEVEAALGYLGQGVRGEVMDTGLRTTHQEFAAFPPIMHTANTTSTSHGTSTYGQIFASGVNATARGLLPQSQPIFAAYSLVSDRWAHTAQLVDPAGPYRAVFQSNSWGSALTFGYNSTSAAMDDIVFDHDILVCQTQGNTGNRSGRPQAWAKNVVSVGGVYHYDTLSRTDDAWNGGAGIGPAADGRLKPDLSNYYDAVHTTASGGDAAYTGTFSGTSASTPITCGYAGLVHQMWADGVFDGSPGQDRDVFASRPHAATAKALLINSADQYAFTGESHDLARVKQGWGTAGVANLYQQALGNNWRLPILVDETDVLTQGQTATYTMTTDGSQPLKATLVYTDPMGSPSAAQARVNDLSLKLTAPDGTVYWGNNGLAAGNWSTAGGSANTIDTVENVFVQAPAAGVWTIEVIAGEVNADGHVETPVTDADFALVATGKVTG; this is translated from the coding sequence ATGCGCAACTCCGCACGCACAGCGACGTACACCGTCCTCGCCCTGGCCCTCGCCGCCGTCGCCGGCCCCGCCCTGTCCACGCCGGCACACGGCCGCACGGAGCCGACCCGGGCCGCCGGCGCCACCCACGACGGGCCATCCCGAAGCGATCGTCCGAACCGGGAGGCGGCACATCCGGAACCCAGGCTGATCCGCCTGCGCACGCGCACCTTCGACCCCACCACACCGGAGGCGGAGCGCACCCGGCCGCGGGGCCCCCTGCGCTCGGTCAACGGGCAGGCGTACCTGGTCCAGTTCACGACCGTGCTGCTCGACGGCCACCGCGCCGAGCTCGCGGCTCTCGGCGCCCGACTCGGCGCCTACATCCCCGACGCGGCGTACGTGGTGCGCATGGACGCGGCGGCCCGTCAGCGGGTCGCCGCGCTGCCGTACGTGAGGTGGGTCGGTCGGTACGACGCCGGCGACCGGGTCGAAGGCGGGACCGTGCCGTCGGGCACCCGCCGCTATGTCATCACGCTTCTGGAAGGTTCCGCCACCGACCAACGGGAGGTGGTCGAACGGATCACCGCCGTCGGCGGGAGCGTGCATGTCGCGTCGGACAGCCTGCGACTGGTCGAGGCGACCCTGGAACCGGCGCAGGTGCTTGCTGTGGCGCACCTCGACGCGGTGCTCGCACTCGACCTCTGGACGCCACCAGAGGCGGACATGAACAACGCCCGTGCGGCGGGCGGTGCCAACGAGGTGGAGGCCGCGCTGGGCTACCTCGGTCAAGGTGTACGCGGTGAGGTGATGGACACCGGGCTGCGCACCACTCACCAGGAGTTCGCGGCCTTCCCACCGATCATGCATACCGCCAACACCACCAGTACGAGCCACGGCACCTCGACGTACGGGCAGATCTTCGCCTCGGGCGTCAACGCCACCGCCCGCGGCCTGCTTCCCCAGTCGCAGCCCATCTTCGCCGCGTACAGCCTGGTCTCCGACCGGTGGGCGCACACCGCGCAGCTCGTCGACCCCGCGGGCCCGTACCGGGCGGTGTTCCAGTCAAACAGCTGGGGCAGCGCGCTGACGTTCGGTTACAACTCGACGTCGGCGGCCATGGACGACATCGTCTTCGACCACGACATCCTCGTCTGCCAGACCCAGGGCAACACCGGCAACCGCTCCGGCCGGCCACAGGCATGGGCGAAGAACGTGGTGTCCGTGGGCGGTGTCTACCACTACGACACCCTCTCCCGTACGGATGACGCGTGGAACGGCGGGGCGGGCATCGGCCCGGCCGCGGACGGGCGGCTCAAGCCCGACCTGTCGAACTACTACGACGCCGTCCACACCACCGCGAGCGGCGGCGACGCCGCATACACCGGCACATTCAGCGGCACCAGCGCCTCCACCCCGATCACCTGCGGCTACGCGGGCCTCGTCCATCAGATGTGGGCCGACGGGGTCTTCGACGGCAGTCCCGGTCAGGACCGGGACGTCTTCGCGTCCCGGCCGCATGCCGCGACCGCGAAAGCCCTACTGATCAACTCGGCCGACCAGTACGCGTTCACGGGCGAGTCCCACGACCTCGCCCGGGTGAAGCAGGGCTGGGGCACGGCCGGCGTCGCCAACCTGTACCAGCAGGCGCTGGGCAACAACTGGCGCCTGCCGATCCTGGTCGACGAGACCGACGTGCTCACGCAGGGCCAGACCGCGACGTACACGATGACCACCGACGGCAGCCAGCCGCTGAAGGCGACGTTGGTCTACACCGACCCGATGGGCTCGCCTTCGGCGGCACAGGCGCGGGTCAACGATCTGTCCCTGAAGCTCACCGCCCCGGACGGCACCGTCTACTGGGGCAACAACGGACTCGCCGCAGGCAACTGGTCGACGGCGGGGGGCTCGGCGAACACGATCGACACCGTCGAGAACGTGTTCGTCCAGGCTCCGGCCGCCGGCGTCTGGACGATCGAGGTCATCGCCGGCGAGGTCAACGCGGACGGGCACGTGGAGACCCCCGTGACCGACGCCGACTTCGCCCTGGTCGCCACCGGGAAGGTCACCGGCTGA
- the rsmA gene encoding 16S rRNA (adenine(1518)-N(6)/adenine(1519)-N(6))-dimethyltransferase RsmA — MSTTDPDALLGPADVRELAAALGVRPTKQRGQNFVIDANTVRRIVRTAEVRPDDVVVEVGPGLGSLTLALLESADRVTAVEIDDVLAAALPTTIAARMPERKDRFALVHSDAMQVRELPGPAPTALVANLPYNVAVPVLLHMLDRFPTIERTLVMVQAEVADRLAARPGNKVYGVPSVKANWYAEVKRAGAIGRNVFWPAPNVDSGLVSLVRRFEPPKTTATKAEVFAVVDAAFAQRRKTLRAALAGWAGSPAAAEAALVAAGISPQARGESLTVEEFARIAEHKGAGGAGGAEGAEGAK, encoded by the coding sequence GTGAGCACCACCGATCCCGATGCCCTCCTCGGCCCCGCCGACGTCCGAGAACTGGCCGCCGCGCTTGGCGTACGCCCCACCAAGCAGCGCGGCCAGAACTTCGTCATCGACGCCAACACCGTCCGCCGGATCGTCCGCACCGCCGAGGTGCGGCCCGACGACGTGGTCGTGGAGGTCGGCCCCGGGCTCGGCTCCCTCACCCTCGCACTGCTGGAGTCCGCGGACCGGGTGACCGCGGTCGAGATCGACGACGTGCTCGCCGCCGCCCTCCCCACGACGATCGCCGCCCGGATGCCGGAGCGGAAGGACCGCTTCGCGCTGGTCCACTCCGACGCGATGCAGGTACGGGAGCTCCCGGGCCCCGCGCCCACCGCGCTCGTCGCGAACCTCCCGTACAACGTGGCCGTGCCGGTCCTGCTGCACATGCTGGACCGCTTCCCGACCATCGAGCGGACGCTGGTCATGGTGCAGGCCGAGGTCGCCGACCGGCTCGCCGCCCGCCCCGGGAACAAGGTGTACGGCGTGCCGTCCGTGAAGGCGAACTGGTACGCCGAGGTCAAGCGGGCCGGGGCGATCGGCCGGAACGTCTTCTGGCCCGCGCCCAACGTCGACTCCGGGCTCGTCTCCCTGGTCCGGCGTTTCGAGCCGCCGAAGACCACCGCCACCAAGGCCGAGGTGTTCGCCGTCGTCGACGCGGCCTTCGCGCAGCGCCGCAAGACGTTGCGGGCCGCCCTCGCCGGCTGGGCGGGCTCCCCGGCGGCCGCGGAGGCGGCGCTGGTCGCGGCCGGGATCTCGCCGCAGGCGCGGGGCGAGTCGCTGACGGTGGAAGAATTCGCGCGGATCGCGGAGCACAAGGGAGCCGGGGGCGCCGGGGGCGCCGAGGGAGCCGAGGGAGCCAAGTGA
- a CDS encoding TatD family hydrolase, producing MSAKPNDTPPPAPVPLAVPVADSHTHLDMQSGTVEEALEKAAKAGVTTVVQVGCDIDGSCWAAETAARYENVHAAVALHPNEAPRIVHGVPVEGASQSETGQGGAGTPARRSRRAGRPGGGDAALDEALAEIDRLAGLEQVRAVGETGLDHFRTGPEGIAAQERSFRAHIEIAKRHGKALVIHDRDAHADVLRILAEEGAPERTVFHCYSGDAEMARICADAGYFMSFAGNVTFKNAQPLRDALAVAPLELVLVETDAPFLTPAPYRGRPNAPYLIPVTVRAMAAVRGIDEDAMSEAIASNTARAFDYQ from the coding sequence ATGAGTGCCAAGCCCAACGACACCCCTCCGCCGGCGCCCGTGCCGCTGGCCGTTCCGGTCGCCGACTCGCACACCCATCTGGACATGCAGAGCGGCACCGTCGAGGAGGCGCTGGAGAAGGCGGCGAAGGCCGGGGTGACGACCGTCGTCCAGGTGGGCTGCGACATCGACGGCTCGTGCTGGGCGGCCGAAACGGCGGCTCGGTACGAGAACGTCCACGCGGCGGTCGCGCTTCACCCGAACGAGGCGCCGCGCATCGTCCACGGAGTTCCGGTCGAGGGGGCGTCGCAGAGCGAGACGGGCCAGGGCGGTGCCGGGACACCGGCGCGACGGTCCCGGCGGGCCGGGCGGCCGGGCGGCGGGGACGCCGCGCTGGACGAGGCGCTCGCGGAGATCGACCGGCTGGCGGGACTCGAGCAGGTGAGGGCCGTCGGCGAGACCGGGCTCGACCACTTCCGAACGGGGCCGGAGGGCATCGCCGCCCAGGAGCGGTCCTTCCGCGCCCATATCGAGATCGCCAAGCGCCACGGCAAGGCCCTCGTCATCCACGACCGCGACGCCCACGCCGACGTCCTGCGCATCCTGGCCGAGGAGGGCGCCCCGGAGCGCACCGTCTTCCACTGCTACTCGGGCGACGCGGAGATGGCGCGGATCTGCGCCGACGCCGGCTACTTCATGTCCTTCGCGGGCAACGTCACCTTCAAGAACGCCCAGCCGCTGCGGGACGCGCTCGCCGTCGCCCCGCTGGAACTCGTCCTGGTGGAGACGGACGCGCCGTTTCTGACGCCCGCGCCCTACCGCGGCCGGCCCAACGCGCCGTATCTCATTCCGGTCACGGTCCGCGCGATGGCCGCGGTGCGGGGGATCGACGAGGACGCCATGTCGGAGGCGATTGCTTCGAACACGGCTCGCGCATTCGATTACCAATAG
- a CDS encoding resuscitation-promoting factor encodes MPPPPVPSVPVRVPPHGLARAVSPYAPTVPAVSPYAPTVPAVSPYAPTVPAFRPGPPQGPPGGGPARDGFASPASEAATLVPGAVTPVPGAATPAPGAASPLFETVRPVPGTPTLVSWSAPPVPGTPTLVSWSAPPVPGATADAPDCAPSVAPAALDASTPASTSVSASAATPVGGRAEARRAARRRRRASVLRVGPDGLRRLIPQALVVAFLAGGTTAFVAADKAVRLSVDGVPRTLHTFADDVAELLDEEGLTVGEHDLVAPDPGAELGHGDEVVVRFGRPVTLTVDGRSRRVWTTARTVEEALQQVGVRAGGAYTSVSRSRPISRGGLDVAVRTERTVTLMADGRARTVRTTAATALEAVQEAGITLAGQDTTSVPPDSFPRDGQTITVMRIRDTEEVREEPIPYDTVRTDDPRLDRGTEVVARAGRAGTRRVTYAVRTVNGVRQKPRKLSEEVVREPVTRQVRAGTRRLPDSVRGAEGLNWKALAQCESGGRPDAVDPSGTYGGLYQFDAATWRSLGGRGRPQDASPEEQTYRAKKLYVRRGASPWPHCGRRLYR; translated from the coding sequence GTGCCGCCGCCGCCCGTGCCGTCGGTGCCCGTCAGGGTGCCGCCCCACGGCCTGGCCCGGGCGGTGTCGCCCTATGCGCCGACGGTGCCTGCGGTGTCGCCCTACGCGCCGACGGTGCCTGCGGTGTCGCCCTACGCGCCGACGGTCCCGGCGTTCCGGCCCGGCCCGCCACAGGGCCCGCCCGGCGGCGGACCCGCCCGTGATGGGTTCGCGTCGCCCGCGTCGGAGGCCGCCACGCTCGTCCCGGGTGCTGTCACGCCCGTCCCGGGTGCCGCCACACCCGCCCCGGGGGCCGCCTCGCCCCTCTTCGAGACCGTGAGGCCCGTCCCCGGGACCCCGACGCTCGTCTCGTGGAGCGCGCCCCCCGTCCCGGGGACCCCGACGCTCGTCTCGTGGAGCGCGCCCCCCGTTCCCGGGGCCACGGCGGACGCACCTGACTGCGCCCCCTCCGTCGCCCCCGCCGCTCTCGACGCCTCAACCCCCGCCTCAACCTCCGTCTCCGCCTCCGCCGCCACCCCGGTCGGCGGCCGCGCCGAGGCCCGCCGCGCCGCCCGCCGCCGCAGGCGCGCGTCGGTCCTGCGCGTCGGCCCCGACGGACTGCGCCGCCTCATCCCGCAGGCGCTCGTCGTCGCCTTCCTCGCGGGCGGCACGACCGCCTTCGTCGCCGCCGACAAGGCCGTCCGCCTCAGCGTCGACGGAGTGCCCCGCACCCTGCACACGTTCGCCGACGACGTGGCGGAACTCCTCGACGAGGAGGGACTCACCGTCGGCGAGCACGACCTCGTCGCCCCGGACCCCGGCGCCGAACTCGGCCACGGCGACGAGGTCGTCGTCCGCTTCGGCCGCCCCGTCACCCTCACCGTCGACGGCCGCAGCCGCCGGGTGTGGACGACCGCCCGCACCGTCGAGGAGGCGCTGCAGCAGGTCGGGGTGCGGGCCGGTGGCGCGTACACGTCCGTCTCGCGATCCCGGCCCATCTCCCGCGGCGGCCTCGACGTCGCCGTACGGACCGAGCGGACCGTCACCCTGATGGCCGACGGCCGGGCCCGCACCGTCCGCACCACCGCGGCGACCGCGCTGGAGGCCGTCCAGGAGGCCGGCATCACCCTCGCCGGCCAGGACACCACCTCCGTACCCCCGGACAGCTTCCCCCGCGACGGCCAGACGATCACCGTCATGCGCATCAGGGACACCGAGGAGGTCCGGGAGGAGCCCATCCCCTACGACACCGTGCGGACCGACGACCCGCGGCTGGACCGGGGGACCGAGGTCGTCGCACGGGCGGGCCGCGCGGGTACGCGACGGGTGACCTACGCCGTGCGGACGGTGAACGGCGTCCGGCAGAAGCCCCGGAAGCTCTCCGAGGAGGTCGTCCGGGAGCCGGTCACCCGGCAGGTGAGAGCCGGTACCCGACGGCTGCCGGACTCGGTCCGGGGCGCCGAGGGTCTGAACTGGAAGGCGCTCGCGCAGTGCGAGTCCGGCGGGCGCCCGGACGCCGTGGACCCGTCGGGCACCTACGGCGGGCTCTACCAGTTCGACGCCGCCACCTGGCGGTCGCTCGGCGGTCGCGGCCGCCCGCAGGACGCCTCCCCCGAGGAGCAGACCTACCGGGCCAAGAAGCTCTACGTGCGACGGGGGGCGAGTCCGTGGCCGCACTGCGGCCGTAGGCTGTACCGGTGA
- a CDS encoding DUF6131 family protein, with protein sequence MIILGLILLIIGLVTGIGVLWTIGIILIAVGALLWVLGAMGHAVGGRRHFY encoded by the coding sequence ATGATCATCCTCGGACTCATCCTTCTGATCATCGGACTGGTCACCGGCATCGGCGTCCTGTGGACCATAGGGATCATCCTGATCGCGGTCGGAGCACTGCTCTGGGTACTCGGGGCGATGGGCCACGCGGTCGGTGGTCGACGGCACTTCTACTGA
- a CDS encoding 4-(cytidine 5'-diphospho)-2-C-methyl-D-erythritol kinase — protein MSVTVRVPAKVNVQLAVGGVRDDGYHDLANVFLAVGLYDEITVTPAESLTVSCSGPGADQVPLDRTNLAARAAELLAARYGIDPAVHIHIDKDIPVAGGMAGGSADGAGALLACDALWSTGAPREDLLDICADLGSDVPFSLVGGAALGTGRGERLTGLPVGGAFHWVFAVADGGLSTPAVYREFDRLNDGADVPAPVASPLLLDALRTGDAGALAAALVNDLQPAALSLRPSLAATLRTGTDAGALAALVSGSGPTTAFLAKDADAARQIAETLLASGTCRTARVAEAPAPGATIL, from the coding sequence GTGAGCGTCACCGTACGGGTACCGGCCAAGGTCAACGTGCAGCTGGCCGTCGGCGGGGTCCGCGACGACGGGTACCACGACCTGGCCAACGTGTTCCTGGCCGTCGGGCTGTACGACGAGATCACCGTCACCCCCGCCGAGTCGCTGACCGTGAGCTGCTCGGGCCCCGGCGCGGACCAGGTGCCACTGGACCGGACGAACCTCGCCGCGCGCGCCGCGGAACTGCTCGCCGCCCGGTACGGGATCGACCCGGCCGTGCACATCCACATCGACAAGGACATCCCCGTCGCCGGCGGAATGGCGGGCGGCAGCGCCGACGGCGCGGGCGCGCTCCTCGCCTGCGACGCCCTCTGGTCAACCGGCGCCCCCCGAGAGGACCTCCTCGACATCTGCGCCGACCTCGGCAGCGATGTGCCGTTCAGCCTGGTCGGGGGCGCCGCCCTCGGCACCGGCCGCGGCGAGCGGCTCACCGGGCTGCCCGTCGGCGGGGCGTTCCACTGGGTCTTCGCCGTCGCCGACGGAGGGCTGTCCACCCCCGCGGTCTACCGGGAGTTCGACCGGCTCAACGACGGCGCCGACGTCCCCGCGCCGGTGGCGTCCCCGCTGCTGCTGGACGCCCTGCGCACCGGCGACGCGGGCGCGCTGGCCGCCGCACTCGTCAACGACCTCCAGCCCGCGGCCCTCTCGCTGCGCCCGTCGCTCGCGGCCACGCTGCGCACCGGCACCGACGCGGGGGCGCTGGCCGCGCTGGTCTCGGGCTCGGGACCGACGACGGCGTTTCTCGCCAAGGACGCGGACGCGGCGAGGCAGATCGCCGAGACGCTGCTCGCGTCGGGGACCTGCCGCACGGCGCGTGTCGCCGAGGCCCCGGCCCCGGGGGCGACGATTCTGTAG
- the rsmI gene encoding 16S rRNA (cytidine(1402)-2'-O)-methyltransferase: protein MTGTLVLAGTPIGDVADAPPRLAAELENADVVAAEDTRRLRRLTQALGVQTRGRVVSYFEGNESARTPELVEALEGGARVLLVTDAGMPSVSDPGYRLVAAAVEKDIRVTAVPGPSAVLTALALSGLPVDRFCFEGFLPRKAGERLGRLREVADERRTLVYFEAPHRLDDTLVAMAEVFGADRRAAVCRELTKTYEEVRRGGLGELAAWAAEGVRGEITVVVEGAPPPGPSALDAEGLVRRVRVREEAGERRKEAIAAVAAEAGLPKREVFDAVVAAKNAAGAGRRSGPPDGGGDGPVEP, encoded by the coding sequence GTGACTGGAACACTCGTACTGGCAGGGACCCCCATCGGCGACGTGGCGGACGCCCCGCCGCGGCTGGCGGCCGAGCTGGAGAACGCCGACGTGGTCGCCGCGGAGGACACCCGCCGGCTGCGCCGCCTCACCCAGGCGCTGGGCGTGCAGACCCGCGGCCGCGTGGTGTCCTACTTCGAGGGCAACGAGTCCGCCCGTACGCCGGAACTGGTGGAGGCGCTGGAGGGCGGGGCCAGGGTGCTGCTTGTCACCGACGCCGGGATGCCGTCGGTGTCCGACCCCGGCTACCGGCTGGTCGCCGCGGCCGTCGAGAAGGACATCAGGGTGACCGCCGTGCCCGGCCCGTCCGCCGTGCTGACCGCGCTCGCCCTGTCGGGGCTGCCGGTGGACCGCTTCTGCTTCGAGGGCTTCCTGCCGCGCAAGGCGGGCGAGCGGCTCGGCAGGTTGCGCGAGGTGGCGGACGAGCGGCGCACCCTCGTCTACTTCGAGGCGCCCCACCGCCTCGACGACACGCTCGTCGCCATGGCCGAGGTGTTCGGCGCCGATCGGCGGGCCGCGGTCTGCCGGGAGCTGACGAAGACGTACGAGGAGGTCAGGCGCGGCGGCCTCGGCGAGCTGGCGGCCTGGGCGGCCGAGGGGGTACGCGGGGAGATCACCGTCGTCGTGGAGGGTGCCCCGCCCCCGGGCCCCTCCGCCCTCGACGCGGAGGGGCTGGTGCGCAGGGTGCGGGTCCGCGAGGAGGCGGGCGAGCGGCGCAAGGAGGCCATCGCGGCGGTCGCCGCCGAGGCGGGCCTGCCCAAGCGCGAGGTGTTCGACGCGGTCGTGGCGGCGAAGAACGCGGCGGGAGCGGGCCGCCGATCGGGCCCGCCGGACGGCGGCGGGGACGGGCCCGTCGAACCGTAA
- a CDS encoding acyltransferase family protein — MGSRVRALAEATPDTRDRYVDLLRVVSLGTVVVGHWLMAAVTADGVGNLLAVVPELQLLTWALQIMPVFFFVGGFSHALSYRSLRRRHPAGDGASPYAAFLRARLRRLLRPTMVFVLVWGAAALLVQLLGGGAGLTGVSLRLVTQPLWFIGIYLAMVAFTPPLLKLHERYGWGAFGALVAGAVLVDVLRFTLGVPFVEFLNFAFVWLAVHQLGFLRADGRLRLPSALAATGLAGAALLVAAGPYPLSMVGMPGEKVSNMAPPTLALLCHGLWLVGAVELLRGPGARLVARPRLWRGVVAANGVAMTAFLWHLTAMLGVYGALLAAGVTLPEPASAAWWAQTPLRIAAAALLTALLVAAFRGFEQPSPAPVRPGSGPLAALGITLCLFGVLGLSMVGFAGLLEGRTATLIAVPVSAPAAVGMALAGWWLVERSGFAVRRDER, encoded by the coding sequence ATGGGATCACGTGTACGAGCGCTCGCCGAGGCGACACCGGACACCCGGGACCGCTATGTCGACCTGCTGAGGGTCGTCTCGCTGGGGACCGTCGTGGTGGGGCACTGGCTGATGGCCGCCGTCACCGCCGACGGCGTCGGCAATCTGCTCGCCGTCGTGCCGGAGCTCCAACTCCTCACCTGGGCACTGCAGATCATGCCGGTGTTCTTCTTCGTCGGAGGCTTCTCGCACGCCCTCTCCTACCGCTCCCTGCGCCGCAGGCACCCCGCGGGCGACGGCGCCTCGCCGTACGCGGCGTTCCTGCGGGCGCGGCTGCGGCGACTGCTGCGGCCCACCATGGTCTTCGTGCTCGTCTGGGGCGCGGCCGCGCTGCTGGTGCAACTGCTCGGCGGTGGCGCCGGGTTGACCGGTGTCTCGCTGCGGCTCGTCACCCAGCCGCTGTGGTTCATCGGGATCTACCTGGCGATGGTCGCCTTCACCCCGCCGCTGCTGAAGCTGCACGAGCGGTACGGCTGGGGCGCGTTCGGGGCGCTCGTCGCCGGCGCGGTCCTGGTGGACGTGCTCCGCTTCACGCTCGGTGTCCCCTTCGTGGAGTTCCTGAACTTCGCCTTCGTCTGGCTGGCCGTGCACCAGCTCGGCTTCCTGCGGGCCGACGGACGCCTCCGGCTGCCCTCGGCGCTGGCGGCGACGGGGCTGGCCGGGGCCGCGCTGCTGGTGGCGGCCGGGCCGTACCCGCTGTCCATGGTCGGCATGCCGGGGGAGAAGGTCTCCAACATGGCCCCGCCCACGCTGGCGCTGCTCTGCCACGGCCTGTGGCTGGTCGGCGCGGTGGAGCTGCTGCGCGGACCCGGCGCCCGGCTGGTGGCCCGGCCCCGGCTCTGGCGCGGCGTCGTCGCCGCGAACGGCGTCGCCATGACCGCGTTCCTGTGGCATCTGACCGCGATGCTCGGCGTCTACGGCGCGCTGCTCGCCGCGGGCGTCACGCTGCCCGAACCGGCCTCGGCCGCCTGGTGGGCGCAGACCCCGCTACGGATAGCCGCGGCTGCGCTCCTCACGGCGCTGCTGGTCGCCGCGTTCCGCGGCTTCGAACAGCCCTCACCCGCACCGGTCCGGCCCGGCTCGGGCCCGCTCGCCGCGCTCGGCATCACCCTCTGCCTGTTCGGAGTGCTCGGCCTGTCCATGGTCGGCTTCGCCGGTCTGCTCGAAGGCCGCACGGCCACCCTGATCGCGGTGCCGGTCAGCGCCCCGGCCGCGGTCGGGATGGCGCTGGCGGGCTGGTGGCTGGTGGAACGGTCAGGCTTCGCCGTACGCCGAGACGAACGCTGA
- a CDS encoding dolichyl-phosphate-mannose--protein mannosyltransferase yields the protein MTSTAPRAAHGQDAAEQPPSWQQRLRRFGHVPRSGIGLRERLVPPYTRPSDRLWSVLGVPPGAARRVERFSAWGGPLLVALVAGLLRFWQLGSPKAVIFDETYYAKDAWALVNQGYEGSWPKDVDKAILANPDAVAIPSDPGYVVHPPVGKWIIGLGEQMFGFTPFGWRFMVFVLGTLSVLMLCRIGRRLFRSTFLGCLAGALMAVDGLHFVMSRTALLDQVLMFFVLAAFGCLLVDRDRARRRLADALPVDAEGVLHPDPAIAATLRLGLRPWRIAAAVMLGLAIGTKWNGLYFLAAFGLMTLLWDVGARKTAGAVRPYTAVLRRDLLPALVGLPVAVATYVASWSGWILTDKGYFRDWAATEGRDSPWSAVLPDWWRSLWHYETEVYSFHVNLTSGHTYESNPWSWIVLGRPVSYFYEDPSAGTAGCPVTATDKCAREVLAIGTPVLWWIACFAVVYVLWRWAFRRDWRAGAIACGIAAGWLPWFLYQERTIFLFYAVVFVPFLCLAVAMLLGAIIGPAQRPGPPAAPPDPGLAPGERRRTVGAVAAGVLVLLVIWNFIYFWPLFTGDPIPMDDWRARMWLDTWV from the coding sequence GTGACCAGTACCGCCCCACGGGCCGCGCACGGTCAGGACGCCGCGGAGCAGCCGCCGTCCTGGCAGCAGCGCCTGCGCAGATTCGGCCATGTGCCCAGGTCCGGCATCGGGCTGCGCGAGCGGCTGGTGCCGCCGTACACCCGGCCCTCCGACCGGCTGTGGTCGGTCCTGGGCGTGCCGCCTGGCGCGGCGCGGCGCGTGGAGCGGTTCTCGGCGTGGGGCGGACCGCTGCTGGTGGCGCTGGTGGCCGGGCTGCTGCGGTTCTGGCAGCTGGGCAGCCCCAAGGCGGTGATATTCGACGAGACGTACTACGCGAAGGACGCCTGGGCGCTGGTCAACCAGGGCTACGAGGGCTCCTGGCCGAAGGACGTCGACAAGGCGATCCTGGCGAACCCGGACGCGGTCGCGATCCCGTCGGACCCCGGCTATGTGGTGCACCCGCCGGTGGGCAAGTGGATCATCGGGCTGGGCGAGCAGATGTTCGGCTTCACCCCGTTCGGCTGGCGCTTCATGGTGTTCGTGCTCGGCACGCTGTCGGTGCTGATGCTGTGCCGGATCGGCAGACGGCTGTTCCGTTCGACGTTCCTCGGGTGCCTCGCGGGCGCGCTGATGGCCGTGGACGGGCTGCACTTCGTGATGAGCCGCACGGCGCTGCTCGACCAGGTGCTGATGTTCTTCGTGCTGGCGGCCTTCGGCTGTCTGCTCGTCGACCGCGACCGGGCGAGACGGCGCCTCGCGGACGCGCTCCCGGTCGACGCGGAGGGCGTGCTGCACCCGGACCCGGCGATCGCGGCGACCCTGCGGCTGGGCCTGCGGCCGTGGCGGATCGCGGCCGCGGTGATGCTGGGCCTGGCGATCGGCACCAAGTGGAACGGCCTCTACTTCCTGGCCGCGTTCGGCCTGATGACCCTGCTGTGGGACGTGGGCGCGCGGAAGACGGCCGGTGCGGTCCGCCCGTACACGGCGGTACTCAGGCGGGACCTGCTGCCGGCCCTCGTCGGTCTGCCGGTCGCGGTCGCGACGTACGTCGCGTCCTGGTCCGGCTGGATCCTCACCGACAAGGGCTACTTCCGGGACTGGGCGGCGACGGAGGGCAGGGACAGCCCCTGGAGCGCGGTGCTCCCCGACTGGTGGCGCAGCCTCTGGCACTACGAGACCGAGGTCTACAGCTTCCACGTCAATCTGACGTCCGGTCACACCTACGAGTCCAACCCGTGGAGCTGGATCGTCCTGGGCCGCCCGGTCTCCTACTTCTACGAGGACCCGTCGGCGGGCACGGCGGGCTGCCCGGTCACCGCCACCGACAAGTGCGCCCGCGAGGTCCTGGCGATCGGGACCCCCGTGCTGTGGTGGATCGCGTGCTTCGCCGTCGTCTACGTCCTGTGGCGCTGGGCCTTCCGCCGCGATTGGCGCGCGGGTGCGATCGCCTGCGGCATCGCGGCGGGCTGGCTGCCGTGGTTCCTGTACCAGGAGCGCACGATCTTCCTCTTCTACGCGGTCGTCTTCGTCCCGTTCCTGTGCCTGGCCGTCGCGATGCTCCTCGGCGCGATCATCGGCCCGGCCCAGCGGCCGGGACCGCCCGCCGCCCCACCGGACCCGGGGCTCGCGCCCGGTGAACGCCGCAGGACCGTGGGCGCGGTGGCGGCGGGCGTACTGGTGCTGCTGGTCATCTGGAACTTCATCTACTTCTGGCCGCTGTTCACGGGCGATCCGATCCCGATGGACGACTGGCGGGCGCGGATGTGGCTGGACACCTGGGTCTAG